The Patescibacteria group bacterium genome window below encodes:
- a CDS encoding alanine--tRNA ligase, giving the protein MTSKEIRKKYLDFFEKRGHQVISSASLLPENDSTLLFVNSGMFPLVPYLLGAKHPGGRQLVNSQKSFRTEDIEEVGDNRHNTFFEMLGNWSLGDPKSLAEGDAYWKSKQLNWWYEFLVEELKLEPQKLYQTVYAGSEDGEIAKDTESIEILLQIFAKYGINADEGPSTFGPGELGPGKDLKLGVSQDRIFAYRDKNWWQRGEAVGELGGPDSETFYDTGKAHDSSYGEFCHLNCDCGRFIEIGNSVFMQYQKAEKGWQELANKNVDFGGGLERLTMAVQGKNNIFQTDLFNDAIEKIQELSGKKYEDDNRPFEIIADHIKAATFIMGDEKGIGPGNADQSYIVRRLIRRAVRFGRSLGMLDKPWTSALAEIYINNYCEFYPELDNNREFVLAELEKEEKKFKETLEKGEKEFLKINGSVSGKAAFDLYQTYGFPIEMTIELAKEKGMSVDEKVFNEEFLKHQTLSRTASAGKFKGGLADHTVATTRLHTATHLLLEALRRVLGDHVSQKGSNITGERLRLDFPHSEKMTTEQIKEVEELVNKAIQEGLPVGFEEMPLEKAREIGATGVFDAKYGEVVKVYSVGEPGSYFSQEICGGPHVENISELGKFKIIKEESSSAGIRRIKAILE; this is encoded by the coding sequence ATGACTAGTAAAGAAATTCGTAAAAAATATCTTGATTTTTTTGAAAAAAGGGGACACCAAGTGATCTCTAGTGCTTCTTTATTACCGGAAAACGATTCCACTCTTTTATTCGTTAATTCCGGTATGTTCCCTTTAGTTCCTTATCTTTTAGGAGCTAAGCATCCCGGTGGCAGGCAATTGGTTAATAGCCAAAAGTCTTTTCGTACTGAAGATATTGAGGAGGTTGGCGATAACCGTCATAATACTTTTTTTGAAATGCTTGGTAATTGGTCTTTGGGCGATCCCAAATCTTTAGCCGAGGGTGATGCTTATTGGAAATCTAAGCAACTTAACTGGTGGTATGAGTTTTTAGTTGAAGAACTTAAACTTGAGCCACAAAAACTCTACCAGACTGTTTATGCTGGTTCCGAAGATGGAGAAATAGCTAAAGATACTGAATCAATAGAAATTCTTTTGCAAATCTTTGCCAAATACGGAATTAACGCCGATGAAGGACCTTCTACTTTTGGACCAGGTGAATTAGGACCGGGTAAAGATCTTAAGCTTGGTGTTAGTCAAGACCGTATTTTTGCTTATCGGGATAAAAACTGGTGGCAAAGAGGAGAGGCTGTCGGGGAATTAGGTGGACCGGACTCGGAAACTTTTTATGACACCGGTAAGGCTCACGACTCTTCTTATGGAGAATTTTGCCATCTTAATTGTGATTGCGGTCGTTTTATTGAAATCGGTAATTCGGTTTTTATGCAATACCAAAAAGCCGAAAAAGGCTGGCAGGAATTGGCTAATAAGAACGTTGACTTTGGTGGAGGACTGGAAAGATTAACTATGGCAGTACAGGGTAAAAACAATATTTTTCAAACAGACTTGTTTAATGACGCTATAGAAAAGATTCAAGAACTTTCCGGCAAGAAGTACGAGGACGATAATCGGCCCTTTGAAATTATTGCCGACCATATTAAGGCTGCAACTTTTATCATGGGTGACGAAAAGGGAATTGGACCGGGGAATGCTGATCAGAGCTATATTGTTCGTCGTCTTATTAGACGGGCGGTTCGTTTTGGTCGCAGTCTTGGTATGCTGGATAAACCCTGGACCTCTGCTTTAGCCGAAATTTATATTAATAATTATTGTGAGTTTTATCCTGAATTAGATAATAATAGAGAGTTTGTTTTAGCTGAACTTGAAAAAGAAGAAAAAAAGTTTAAAGAAACTTTAGAAAAGGGTGAGAAAGAATTTTTAAAGATTAACGGTTCGGTTTCTGGTAAGGCGGCTTTTGATCTTTATCAGACCTATGGCTTTCCGATAGAAATGACCATTGAGTTGGCTAAAGAAAAAGGCATGAGTGTGGATGAAAAAGTTTTTAACGAGGAGTTTTTGAAGCACCAGACACTTTCTCGAACCGCTTCAGCTGGTAAGTTTAAGGGTGGTTTGGCGGATCATACCGTAGCTACTACCAGACTACATACAGCTACCCATCTTCTTTTGGAAGCCCTAAGAAGAGTTTTAGGTGATCATGTTAGCCAAAAAGGCAGTAATATTACCGGCGAAAGACTTAGGTTGGATTTTCCTCATAGTGAAAAGATGACCACTGAGCAGATTAAAGAGGTGGAAGAGCTGGTTAATAAGGCAATTCAGGAAGGATTACCTGTTGGTTTTGAAGAAATGCCTTTAGAAAAAGCCAGGGAGATCGGCGCTACCGGAGTCTTTGATGCTAAGTATGGTGAGGTTGTTAAGGTCTACTCCGTTGGTGAGCCTGGTAGTTATTTTAGTCAAGAAATCTGCGGCGGACCCCACGTGGAAAATATTTCAGAGTTGGGAAAATTCAAGATAATCAAAGAAGAAAGTTCTTCGGCCGGAATTAGGCGTATCAAAGCTATTTTGGAATAG
- the tgt gene encoding tRNA guanosine(34) transglycosylase Tgt, which translates to MFRLLASNKKNQARCGRLKTGHGLLSTPFFMPVATQATIKHVSTEDMRKLASPILLSNTYHLMLRPGEKLIKKHGGLHSFMDWQGAILTDSGGFQVFSLAKDRNRTGKSLVKLTKRGVKFRSYIDGALYDLTPEKSLKIQLDLGVDIAVLLDECVALPAPRKYLEHSVDLTTAWAKRSKDYLKKIKGKKPLVMAVIQGGLEKDLREKSAQELTALDFDGYNIGGLSVGETAEEMYRVLDWTMPYLPKNKPRYLMGVGYPENIIEAVKRGVDMFDCVIPTREGRHGRLFWPKKDTEKKIKSLMNSSKEATASFYETAIITNSKFKQDKRPINKNSKIPELRNFSRAYLHYLFKINEPLGKRLATLNNLEFYSNLMTLIRKSIK; encoded by the coding sequence ATGTTTCGTTTACTGGCCTCTAATAAAAAGAATCAAGCCCGCTGTGGTCGCCTTAAAACCGGCCACGGTCTTTTGTCTACGCCCTTTTTTATGCCTGTAGCTACCCAGGCAACGATTAAACATGTAAGTACTGAGGACATGAGAAAGCTTGCTTCACCGATTCTTTTATCCAATACTTATCATTTAATGCTTAGGCCAGGAGAAAAACTTATTAAAAAACACGGAGGTTTGCATTCTTTTATGGATTGGCAAGGAGCTATCTTAACCGACTCTGGAGGTTTCCAGGTTTTTTCTTTAGCTAAAGACCGAAATAGAACAGGTAAAAGTTTAGTTAAACTTACTAAAAGAGGAGTTAAATTTAGATCTTACATAGATGGTGCTCTATATGACTTAACCCCTGAAAAAAGCTTAAAAATACAGCTTGATTTGGGAGTTGATATCGCCGTCTTACTTGATGAATGTGTGGCTTTGCCGGCACCAAGAAAATATCTTGAGCATTCGGTTGATTTAACTACGGCCTGGGCCAAGAGGAGTAAAGATTATTTAAAAAAGATTAAAGGCAAAAAACCGCTTGTTATGGCAGTAATCCAGGGTGGGCTGGAAAAAGATTTACGAGAAAAGAGTGCCCAAGAGCTGACGGCACTTGATTTTGATGGTTATAATATAGGGGGATTGTCGGTTGGAGAGACTGCCGAAGAAATGTATCGTGTACTTGATTGGACAATGCCTTATTTACCGAAAAACAAGCCTCGTTATTTAATGGGTGTTGGTTATCCTGAAAATATTATTGAAGCAGTTAAAAGAGGTGTTGATATGTTTGATTGTGTTATTCCAACCAGAGAAGGTAGACATGGTAGGCTTTTTTGGCCGAAAAAAGACACTGAGAAGAAGATAAAGAGTTTAATGAATAGTTCTAAAGAAGCTACTGCCTCTTTTTATGAAACAGCGATTATTACTAACTCTAAATTTAAGCAAGACAAGCGTCCGATTAATAAAAACTCCAAAATACCGGAATTACGTAATTTCTCCAGAGCCTATCTCCATTATCTTTTTAAAATAAACGAACCTTTGGGTAAAAGATTAGCCACCTTGAATAATTTGGAGTTTTATAGTAATCTGATGACATTGATTAGAAAATCCATTAAGTAA
- a CDS encoding glycosyltransferase family 1 protein, which produces MIKDNKQKIRIGFDARFYGPLGKGLGRYTKEVVDRVTAMGENFEYVVFLSVDNYDEFIPSSSQVKKVLADVPWYGLAEQFLMPKYIAKEKLDLMHFPHFNVPLFCPCPFVVTVHDLILTKFPTMRATTLGPFKYFLKNLAYRLVINRAVRSSKRIIAVSDFTKRDIVSQFKVKPSKVEVIYEGVADLEKAKDDYYASKLKEEDVLSDYCILEPYLLYVGNAYPHKNLEFLLGVFKDLKHEYGNLKLVLVGKEDYFYARLKERAQELGLWSSLPNREADWPVIFPGYVPDEQLRVLFLRALAYVFPSRYEGFGLPPLEAMAHNCPVISSNTTCLPEILGEAAEYFDPTKEESLRKAIERIITDQKRREELVALGQERRLLYNWHTCAEKTFKLYLEVLK; this is translated from the coding sequence ATGATAAAAGATAATAAACAAAAAATACGGATAGGTTTTGATGCACGTTTTTACGGACCGCTCGGTAAAGGTCTTGGGCGTTATACCAAGGAAGTTGTTGATCGTGTTACGGCTATGGGTGAAAACTTTGAGTATGTAGTTTTTCTTAGTGTAGATAATTATGATGAATTTATTCCTTCTTCATCACAAGTTAAAAAAGTTTTAGCTGATGTTCCTTGGTATGGTTTAGCTGAGCAGTTTTTAATGCCAAAATATATTGCCAAAGAGAAGCTTGATCTAATGCACTTTCCCCATTTTAATGTACCGCTTTTTTGTCCTTGTCCTTTTGTGGTGACGGTTCATGATCTTATCTTAACCAAGTTTCCTACTATGCGTGCCACCACTCTTGGTCCTTTTAAGTATTTTTTAAAAAATTTAGCGTATAGGTTGGTAATTAATCGAGCGGTACGTTCGTCTAAAAGAATAATTGCGGTTTCTGATTTTACTAAAAGAGATATTGTTTCCCAATTTAAGGTTAAGCCTTCTAAAGTTGAAGTTATTTATGAGGGTGTGGCTGATCTTGAAAAAGCCAAAGATGATTATTATGCTTCTAAACTTAAGGAGGAAGATGTTCTTTCCGACTATTGTATTCTTGAGCCTTATTTACTTTATGTTGGTAACGCCTATCCCCATAAGAATCTGGAGTTTCTTTTAGGTGTTTTTAAAGATCTTAAGCACGAGTATGGTAATTTAAAGTTAGTGTTAGTGGGTAAAGAAGATTATTTCTACGCTCGTCTTAAAGAACGAGCCCAAGAACTCGGTTTATGGTCTTCTTTGCCAAATAGAGAGGCTGATTGGCCAGTTATTTTCCCAGGTTATGTGCCGGATGAACAGTTAAGGGTACTTTTTTTAAGAGCCTTAGCCTATGTTTTTCCTTCTCGTTACGAGGGCTTTGGTTTACCTCCCTTGGAAGCCATGGCTCATAATTGTCCGGTTATTAGTTCCAATACTACTTGTTTACCAGAAATTTTAGGTGAAGCGGCTGAATATTTTGATCCAACCAAAGAAGAGTCTTTAAGAAAAGCCATAGAGAGAATAATTACTGATCAAAAAAGAAGAGAAGAGTTAGTGGCTTTAGGGCAAGAGCGAAGATTGCTTTATAATTGGCACACTTGTGCAGAAAAAACTTTTAAGCTCTATTTAGAAGTTTTAAAATAA
- a CDS encoding DUF4012 domain-containing protein — protein MSNNKSRGGFSTFKQLTLIRLLMFCFFLLKRLLSFFLVILSGLFKSFGEAFLRYAFELKKAHHYSRHHSGIWRFFRWLFVPAAALLNLPALLFRGLRGGGRALSEDVYKSSGLIRAEVNNLKMSKKQIIFSSLSFAIFLALIVLPFWFYSQWRLASSVKESAVFSAEAGTSNLLSAKEALSSFDLLSAQSSFTAAAADFSLARQRLEKIDAILLQLAGFLPSEQAKMASSGRSILLAGELSAGLGERLTRILSPADDQGDSANGFLVQSLLEELRPAAEEAQQLAKELEKVKPKDLPEEYRELFLEMSSQAVLLSTGLREIVDIGEKVLVLFGADLDRRYMLVFQNNAEKRGSGGFVGSFSVIDVSQGEVVKITTPSGGSYDTEAGLYRLLAAPPPLQLLRGRWYFWDANWWPDWPKSAQKLMWFYEQSNGPTVDGVISFTPRVLEELLVLVGPIDLTEDYGVVIDAENFWLVTQSFAEQKFEETNEPKKIIGDLLDKLLVKLGEDMSPQLALNLVALLTDMASQKHVMIYVNDQEAQSVFRRLGWAGEMRQAKQDYLMVANTNIGGEKTDRVIDETITHKATIQTDGSIIVDLTVKREHPGIKGQDFTGVRNVNWLRVYVPLGSQLLDGVGFISPDSRYFKEVDPSWEIDPLLWPEINAEIEPLSKTKIYEENGFTVFANWSMIDPGHTAVLQLRYRLPFGMQARQEDNFLTNLLQKLGLSHQRESYSLLVQKQPGAERTVFQSFVTYPLNRRLLWNYPAASLSTQKLEFEKPLDRDIFSAWLFEYNP, from the coding sequence ATGTCTAATAACAAATCAAGGGGTGGTTTTTCAACCTTTAAGCAATTAACACTGATTCGTTTATTGATGTTTTGTTTTTTCTTATTAAAACGTCTTTTGTCTTTTTTCTTGGTAATTTTATCCGGTCTTTTTAAATCTTTTGGCGAAGCTTTTTTGCGTTATGCTTTTGAGCTAAAAAAAGCCCATCATTATTCTCGTCATCACTCGGGTATTTGGCGTTTTTTTAGATGGCTTTTTGTGCCAGCTGCCGCCTTATTGAATTTACCGGCTTTGTTGTTTCGGGGTTTGCGAGGCGGGGGACGAGCTTTGTCTGAAGATGTTTATAAAAGCTCTGGACTTATTCGTGCTGAAGTAAACAATTTAAAAATGAGTAAAAAACAAATTATTTTTTCTTCTTTATCTTTTGCGATTTTCTTAGCCTTAATTGTCTTGCCTTTTTGGTTTTATTCGCAATGGCGACTGGCTTCTTCGGTTAAAGAATCAGCGGTTTTTTCGGCTGAAGCTGGTACTTCCAATCTTTTATCTGCCAAAGAAGCTCTTTCTTCTTTTGATCTTCTTTCGGCCCAAAGCTCTTTTACGGCCGCTGCTGCCGATTTTTCTTTAGCCAGACAACGGCTTGAAAAAATAGACGCCATTCTTTTACAACTTGCCGGCTTTTTACCAAGCGAACAAGCTAAAATGGCCTCCTCAGGCAGGTCAATCCTTTTAGCTGGAGAATTGTCCGCCGGTTTGGGGGAAAGATTAACTCGTATTTTGTCTCCAGCTGATGATCAAGGCGATTCAGCTAACGGTTTTTTAGTACAAAGCCTATTAGAAGAACTTCGTCCGGCGGCTGAGGAAGCCCAGCAACTTGCTAAAGAACTTGAAAAGGTTAAGCCTAAAGATTTACCAGAGGAATATAGAGAACTTTTTCTTGAGATGAGTTCACAGGCTGTTTTATTATCTACAGGACTAAGGGAAATTGTTGATATAGGAGAAAAGGTTTTGGTTTTATTCGGGGCTGACCTTGATCGGCGTTATATGTTGGTTTTCCAAAATAACGCTGAGAAAAGAGGCTCCGGTGGTTTTGTTGGGAGTTTTTCGGTTATTGATGTTAGTCAGGGGGAAGTGGTTAAAATAACCACTCCGTCCGGCGGTAGTTATGACACTGAGGCCGGTCTTTATCGTTTACTAGCTGCTCCTCCACCTCTTCAACTTTTACGAGGTCGTTGGTATTTTTGGGACGCTAATTGGTGGCCTGATTGGCCTAAGAGTGCGCAAAAATTAATGTGGTTTTATGAACAAAGTAATGGTCCGACGGTGGATGGGGTAATTAGCTTTACACCCAGAGTCTTAGAAGAACTTTTAGTTTTAGTTGGCCCGATTGATTTAACAGAAGATTATGGCGTGGTCATTGATGCGGAAAATTTTTGGTTAGTTACCCAATCTTTTGCTGAGCAGAAGTTTGAAGAGACTAATGAGCCTAAAAAAATTATTGGGGACCTTTTGGATAAACTGTTAGTTAAACTCGGTGAAGACATGAGTCCACAGTTGGCGCTTAATTTGGTCGCCCTTTTAACTGATATGGCTTCACAAAAACATGTCATGATTTATGTTAATGATCAAGAAGCACAGTCCGTTTTTCGTCGTTTGGGCTGGGCTGGAGAAATGAGGCAAGCTAAACAGGACTATTTGATGGTGGCTAATACTAACATAGGGGGAGAAAAGACTGATCGGGTTATAGATGAAACCATAACTCATAAAGCCACTATTCAAACAGATGGTTCAATTATTGTTGATTTAACCGTTAAAAGAGAACATCCTGGCATTAAGGGTCAAGATTTTACTGGCGTACGAAACGTTAATTGGTTAAGAGTTTATGTACCCTTGGGTAGCCAGCTTTTGGACGGAGTTGGTTTTATCTCTCCGGACAGTCGTTATTTTAAAGAAGTTGATCCTTCTTGGGAGATTGATCCATTACTTTGGCCGGAAATTAATGCTGAGATAGAGCCTCTTTCTAAAACAAAAATTTATGAAGAAAACGGCTTTACGGTTTTTGCTAACTGGTCAATGATTGATCCCGGGCACACAGCTGTGCTACAATTAAGATATCGCTTGCCCTTTGGTATGCAAGCTAGGCAAGAAGATAATTTCTTAACTAATCTCTTGCAAAAATTAGGGCTAAGTCACCAAAGAGAGTCTTATTCTCTTTTAGTTCAAAAGCAGCCTGGTGCTGAGAGAACGGTTTTTCAAAGCTTTGTTACCTATCCCTTAAATCGTCGTTTACTTTGGAATTATCCGGCCGCTTCTTTGTCCACTCAAAAACTTGAATTTGAAAAACCTTTGGACAGAGATATTTTTTCTGCTTGGTTATTTGAATATAATCCTTAA
- a CDS encoding thermonuclease family protein codes for MKEKLYQTLAYLGIVGLIAVSAVEVFSLTPLFSAEKALRSSFEWTGEKTEFLRRPVGEELIDNYKYGDLITVAEVLDGDTIVLENGRLVRYIGIDTPEMEIEDENGNEDNEGLGEECYASEATEANRSMIEGRQVRLFQDVSTYDHNGRLLAYVYRDDGVFVNLELVKNGFAVAAAYPPDTEKAELFSIMEREARSRQIGLWRGCLN; via the coding sequence ATGAAAGAAAAACTCTATCAAACATTAGCTTATCTGGGAATTGTTGGTTTAATTGCCGTTAGTGCAGTAGAGGTTTTTTCTTTGACTCCTCTTTTTTCCGCAGAGAAAGCTTTAAGATCAAGTTTTGAATGGACTGGAGAGAAGACCGAATTTTTAAGACGACCGGTAGGCGAAGAGCTTATTGATAATTATAAGTACGGTGATTTAATTACTGTAGCTGAAGTATTGGACGGAGATACTATTGTTTTAGAAAACGGTCGTTTAGTGCGTTATATAGGTATAGATACACCGGAAATGGAAATTGAGGATGAGAATGGAAATGAGGATAATGAAGGATTAGGAGAAGAGTGTTATGCCAGCGAAGCTACTGAAGCTAACCGATCTATGATAGAAGGGCGACAAGTGAGGCTCTTTCAGGATGTTTCAACTTATGACCATAATGGCAGATTACTAGCTTATGTTTACCGAGATGATGGAGTTTTTGTTAATTTGGAATTGGTAAAAAACGGTTTTGCCGTAGCAGCTGCTTATCCGCCGGATACTGAAAAGGCTGAACTTTTTTCCATTATGGAAAGAGAAGCTCGTTCAAGACAAATTGGCCTTTGGCGAGGTTGTTTAAATTAA
- a CDS encoding glycosyltransferase family 39 protein translates to MKHPLLRIIIRHWPFILVAFFALLFFFHASSFNYLSQDDNFVKWLSPDETANYTVAKFYAETGDLRIFEKYNLIAKDIIHPRSFRSDYGLIKPVSFLGLPLIYGTLATWFGTALLPYLTPLIGALGLLFFYLLVREVFGKQNALLSSLLASVFPVYLYFSARSMFHNVLFTVCLIIGLYFLVMMAKNFGQGKSFLKKYWRNWLFALLGGLFIGGAIISRASELLWLAPLLLGLWFFNFKRLPLLTLIFFGYGLFFGLWPAMHWNEILYGSWRSMGYPELNQSLYDLQTGGGELAGTSLRGAWQESKESLDRIGKTIFHFGFHPDYSLSMFKAYIKDMFPWLFWGSLAGLVLFIVLFKQYTYKKWQWLIFWLGLSTVLVLYYGSWEFYDNPDKNSFTIGNSYTRYWLPVYLGALPFLSLAILWLTSWLKFSPIVIVTRTLIISVLAFVSLQFVWLEPSEGLAISIEKQKASRLEYNKLLEITEANSVIITKYHDKLLFPERKIIMGAFDDKNMLAEYRRLAERLPVYYYNFTFPEKDIIYLNSRPLKETSLIIVERQKVTDDFTLYSILPIYEEDKDEDEDEELKEDKEDLNEEEEQN, encoded by the coding sequence ATGAAACATCCTTTATTGCGTATTATTATAAGACATTGGCCTTTTATCTTGGTGGCTTTCTTTGCCTTACTTTTCTTTTTTCATGCCTCGTCTTTTAATTATTTAAGTCAAGACGATAATTTTGTTAAATGGCTTTCCCCCGATGAAACCGCTAATTATACAGTGGCTAAATTTTACGCTGAAACCGGTGATTTAAGAATTTTTGAAAAATATAATTTAATAGCCAAAGATATTATTCATCCCAGAAGCTTTCGTTCCGATTATGGTTTGATTAAGCCGGTAAGTTTCTTGGGCCTGCCTCTTATCTACGGTACTTTGGCCACTTGGTTTGGTACCGCTCTTTTACCTTATCTTACACCCCTTATTGGAGCTTTGGGTTTATTATTCTTTTATCTTTTAGTTAGAGAAGTTTTTGGTAAACAGAATGCTTTATTATCTTCTTTGCTGGCTTCGGTTTTTCCGGTTTATCTTTATTTTTCTGCTCGTAGCATGTTCCATAATGTCTTGTTTACCGTTTGCCTAATCATTGGTCTTTATTTTCTTGTTATGATGGCCAAGAATTTCGGACAAGGAAAGAGTTTTTTGAAAAAATATTGGCGTAATTGGCTTTTTGCTCTTTTGGGAGGTCTTTTTATTGGGGGAGCGATAATTAGCCGCGCTTCGGAGTTGCTTTGGTTGGCGCCTTTGCTTTTAGGTCTTTGGTTTTTTAATTTTAAAAGATTGCCTTTATTGACTTTGATCTTCTTTGGCTATGGTCTTTTTTTCGGACTTTGGCCGGCTATGCATTGGAATGAAATACTTTACGGCTCTTGGCGTTCTATGGGTTATCCCGAGCTTAATCAGTCTTTATATGATCTACAAACAGGTGGTGGAGAGTTGGCTGGTACTTCTTTACGTGGAGCCTGGCAAGAGTCTAAGGAATCTTTAGATAGGATAGGTAAAACAATTTTCCATTTTGGTTTTCATCCGGATTATAGTTTGTCCATGTTTAAGGCCTATATTAAAGATATGTTTCCTTGGCTCTTTTGGGGAAGCCTTGCTGGTTTAGTTTTATTTATTGTCTTATTTAAGCAGTATACTTATAAAAAATGGCAGTGGCTGATTTTTTGGTTAGGTCTTAGTACGGTGCTGGTGCTTTATTATGGTAGTTGGGAGTTTTATGATAATCCGGACAAAAACAGTTTTACTATCGGTAATTCATATACCAGGTATTGGTTGCCGGTTTATTTAGGGGCTTTGCCTTTTCTTAGTCTAGCTATTCTTTGGCTTACCTCTTGGCTTAAGTTTAGTCCAATAGTCATTGTTACTCGTACCTTAATTATCTCTGTTTTGGCTTTTGTTTCCTTACAATTTGTTTGGCTTGAGCCCTCTGAAGGCTTAGCTATTTCAATAGAAAAACAAAAAGCTTCAAGACTTGAGTATAATAAACTTTTAGAAATAACCGAAGCTAATTCGGTAATTATTACCAAATACCATGATAAATTGCTTTTCCCGGAACGAAAAATAATTATGGGAGCTTTTGATGATAAAAACATGCTGGCCGAATACCGAAGATTAGCTGAACGTTTGCCTGTTTATTATTATAATTTTACTTTTCCTGAAAAAGACATTATTTATTTAAACTCCAGACCACTTAAAGAAACTTCTTTGATTATTGTTGAAAGACAAAAAGTTACTGATGACTTTACTCTTTATTCCATATTACCGATTTATGAAGAAGACAAAGATGAAGATGAAGACGAAGAGTTAAAGGAAGATAAAGAAGATTTAAATGAAGAGGAAGAACAAAATTAG